In Lotus japonicus ecotype B-129 chromosome 5, LjGifu_v1.2, one genomic interval encodes:
- the LOC130719410 gene encoding uncharacterized protein LOC130719410: MRDARVDEEQKEEGSGEEEEEEEEEEDKEYDERGQQVLEWELKIEHVFACNNYEEDQKVKLAAAHFSDYALVWWNKFAKERLRNEEPAVETWAEMKRIMRKRYVPSSHARDVKFKLQKLTQGSKSVEEYYKELEVLMLQANLEEDEEVTMIRFINGLSNDVRDIVELQEYVDMEELLHKATKVEQQLKRKGLARKSSTNSNSSWRDRMKNEGPNTLSKPATKPQASASSKPLEQPSKKSKEVKCFKCQGMGHYAYECASKKTMILKDDGDYTSESEGEQSEEEEEAAMNGELLMIRRMLGSQQKPKKESQRENIFHTRCSVNGQICLMIVDGGSCTNVASERMVEKLNLVTKPHPWPYKLQWLSHYGEIQVSKQVEVDFSIGKYRDKVLCDVVPMEASHILLGRPWQYDTKDYEDVFPTSVPSGLPPLRGIEHQIDLIPGASLPNRPAYRSNPQETTEIQRQVEELLNKGWVRNSMSPCAVPVILVPKKDGTWRFVVSSKGVQVDEEKIKAIQEWPTPKSVGDVRSFHGLASFYRRFVKDFSTLAAPLNEVVKKNVGFHWGKNQEEAFAALKHKLTHAPILALPNFAKSFELECDASNVGIGAVLLQEGHPIAYFSEKLSGAALNYSTYDKELYALVRALKTWQHYLLPKEFVIHSDHESLKYLKGQGKLNKRHAKWVEFLEQFPYVIKHKKGKSNIVADALSRRHVHNGFLFKENRLCVPKSSIRELLVKESHAGGLMGHFGVQKTLETLQEHFYWPNMKHDVIKFCEHCIVCKKAKSKVMPHGLYTSLPIPEYPWVDLSMDFVLGLPRTKNGKDSIFVVVDRFSKMAHFIPCRKADDACHVADLFFKEVVRLHGMPRSIVSDRDTKFLSHFWRTLWGKLGTKLLFSTTCHPQTDGQTEVVNRTLGTLLRTVLKANLKAWEACLPHVEFAYNRAVHSTTNCSPFEVVYGFNPLTPLDLLPMPNISVHMRKERFPEQRKSKLQPRGDGPFQVLERINNNAYKIELPDGGEFDLRSNPFQEGGNDEDKDKDKGHGALKGLGGPMTRARAKKAKETLQQVVATILEDKVVEEMEPKIM, encoded by the exons cttggagtgggaactcaaaatagagcatgtctttgcttgcaacaactatgaggaggaccaaaaggtgaaacttgcagctgctcacttttcagactatgctcttgtttggtggaataagtttgcaaaagagagattgagaaatgaggagccagcggtggaaacatgggctgaaatgaaacgaatcatgaggaaaagatatgtcccttcaagccatgctagggatgtaaaatttaaacttcaaaaacttacccaaggcagcaagagtgttgaggagtattacaaagaacttgaggtgcttatgttgcaagccaatcttgaggaggatgaagaggtaaccatgattcgatttattaatggtctatctaatgatgttagagatattgtagaacttcaggaatatgtagacatggaagaattgctgcacaaggccactaaagttgagcaacaactcaaaaggaaagggcttgcaaggaagagttctaccaattccaattcatcttggagagacagaatgaagaatgaagggccgaacacccttagcaaaccagccaccaaaccacaagcttcagcttcttcaaaacctcttgaacaaccatccaaaaagagcaaagaggtcaagtgcttcaaatgccaaggtatgggacattatgcttatgaatgtgcctccaaaaagaccatgattcttaaggatgatggagactacaccagtgagtccgaaggagaacaaagtgaagaagaagaggaggcagccatgaatggtgaactgttgatgatccgaagaatgcttggtagccaacaaaagccaaagaaagaaagccaaagagagaatatctttcacacaagatgttctgtcaatgggcagatttgcttgatgattgttgatggcggaagctgtactaatgtggctagtgaaagaatggtggagaagctgaacctggtcacaaaaccacatccttggccatacaaacttcaatggctcagccactatggagaaatacaagtaagtaagcaagttgaagttgacttttccattggcaaatacagggataaggttctttgtgatgttgttcccatggaggctagtcacatactgctgggaagaccatggcaatatgacacca aggattatgaggatgtgtttccaacaagtgttccaagtggtctaccaccactgagaggaattgagcatcaaattgatctcattccgggagcttctttgcctaataggccagcatatagaagcaacccacaagaaaccactgaaattcaaagacaagtggaagaactcttgaacaaagggtgggtaagaaatagcatgagtccttgtgctgtaccggtgattttggtaccaaagaaagatgggacttggaga tttgttgtgagttcgaaaggagtgcaggttgatgaggaaaagatcaaagccattcaagagtggcccactcctaaatccgtgggtgatgtaagaagttttcatggcttggccagtttctacaggaggtttgtaaaggactttagtaccttggcagcacccctaaatgaagtggtgaaaaagaatgtgggttttcattggggaaagaatcaagaagaggcctttgctgccctaaagcataagcttacccatgcacctatacttgctttacctaactttgctaaatcttttgaacttgaatgtgatgcttcaaatgtaggtattggagctgtgttgcttcaagaaggccacccaattgcttattttagtgaaaagttaagcggagctgcccttaactattctacttatgataaggaattgtatgctttggtgagagctttgaagacctggcagcattatcttttgcccaaggaattcgtgattcatagtgatcatgagtcgctgaaatacttgaaggggcaaggtaagttgaacaaaaggcatgccaaatgggttgaatttttggaacaatttccctatgtcataaaacacaaaaaggggaaaagtaacattgtggctgatgctttatccaggagacacgt gcacaatggatttttatttaaggaaaacaggttgtgtgtgcctaaaagttccattagagaactgcttgttaaagaatcccatgctgggggattaatgggtcattttggagtccaaaagactctagaaactttacaggaacatttctattggcccaacatgaaacatgatgtgatcaagttttgtgaacattgcattgtttgcaagaaggctaagtctaaggtgatgccacatggtttgtatacttctttgccaatccctgaatacccttgggttgacttgtctatggactttgttttaggcctccctagaacaaagaatggtaaggattccatttttgtggttgttgataggttttcaaaaatggctcactttattccttgcaggaaagctgatgatgcttgtcacgttgctgatttgttctttaaagaagttgtaagacttcatgggatgcctagaagcatagttagtgatagggacaccaagttcctaagtcacttctggaggactttatgggggaagttaggcaccaaacttttgttctctaccacttgccacccacaaactgatgggcaaactgaggtggttaataggaccctaggcaccttgcttaggactgtccttaaggccaatttaaaggcttgggaggcgtgtttgcctcatgttgaatttgcttacaatagggctgtccatagcactaccaattgctctccatttgaagtagtgtatggatttaaccctttgactcctcttgatttgttgcctatgcctaacatttc ggtgcacatgaggaaggaaaggtttccagaacaaaggaaatccaaactccaacctagaggggatggaccttttcaagtgcttgagagaatcaataacaatgcctacaaaatagagcttccag atggcggagaatttgatttgaggtcaaatccttttcaagagggagggaatgatgaggacaaggacaaggacaagggtcatggagccctaaaaggacttggaggaccaatgacaagggctagagctaaaaaggccaaagagactcttcagcaagtagtggcaaccattcttgaagacaaagtggtagaagagatggaaccaaaaatcatg